GAATATGCTTTGTCAGTTTTTGTAACTGAAAAAAAGGCTAAGGGTATTAAGCTTCCAGTTAGTGCACCTTTTCATTGTACTTTAATGAAACCTGCTGCACATATTATGGATGAAGCTTTAAGTAAAACTACTATTGAATCACCCATACTGCCACTTATTAGTAATGTTACAGCACAAAAAGTTAATGATGTTACTAATATTCGTTCTTTATTGGTTAAACAAATAACCGAACGTGTCAGATGGTGCGAATCAATTCTTTATATGAAAAAATTAGGCGTAACAACTATTATTGAATGTGGTGCTGGAAAAGTATTAGCAGGTTTAATTAAACGTATTGATAAAGAATTGGAAGTGATATCAGTGGGTGATCCTGAAGGTATTGATAACGTATTGAAAAAAATTTGCTAATAACCTTTTATCTTATTTGGGGGATTGATGTTTGATCTTAAAGAGAAAGTAGCCCTTATTACTGGAGCTTCAGGTGGTATTGGCCAAGCGATTAGTCAAGTTTTACACCAACAGGGCGCTTATGTTGTTTTAACAGGAACGCGTCAAGAAGTTCTTAATGAATTTGCAAAAAATTTTAATGAACGTGTTTTGGTTTTACCAGCTAATCTTAAAAATAAAGATACAGCAGATCATTTAATCACTTCTATTGAAGACAAATTAGGCAAACTTGATATATTAGTTAATAATGCGGGATTAACACGTGATACCTTAGCCTTAAGATTGAAAGATGAAGATTGGCAAGAAGTTATAGATGTTAATTTGACCGCAACTTTCAAATTAATAAGATCTTCTTTAAAAGGTATGATAAAAAGACGTTGGGGGCGCATTATTAATATTACATCAATAGTTGGGGTTATGGGTAATGCTGGCCAAGCAAATTATGCTGCATCTAAAGCTGGATTAATAGGTATGAGTAAATCTTTAGCAGCTGAAACAGCATCACGCAATATTACAGTCAACTGTATTGCGCCTGGTTTTATTGAAACAGCTATGACAGATAAATTATCTTTAGAACAAAAACAAAAATTGTTATTAACTATACCACAAGGTAAAATTGGTCATGCTATGGATGTTGCTTATAGTGCAGTGTTTTTGGCAAGTGAAGAAGCATCCTATATTACCGGTCAAACTATCCATGTAAATGGAGGTATGGTCATGATATAATGACTTTTTAAGGGCTAGCTTTCCGTAAGTTTTTGTGATAAATGCAAAACTTAATTAACAGGATATAAACGTAATTTTTAATTGATTATTATGTAATTATTTTGTTAATCATTAACAATCTGTTCTATCTTTTTATTAGGGTGTAAAGAATGAGTGATACTGTTCAACGTGTAAAAAAAATTATTGTCGAG
The genomic region above belongs to Alphaproteobacteria bacterium and contains:
- the fabG gene encoding 3-oxoacyl-[acyl-carrier-protein] reductase; the protein is MFDLKEKVALITGASGGIGQAISQVLHQQGAYVVLTGTRQEVLNEFAKNFNERVLVLPANLKNKDTADHLITSIEDKLGKLDILVNNAGLTRDTLALRLKDEDWQEVIDVNLTATFKLIRSSLKGMIKRRWGRIINITSIVGVMGNAGQANYAASKAGLIGMSKSLAAETASRNITVNCIAPGFIETAMTDKLSLEQKQKLLLTIPQGKIGHAMDVAYSAVFLASEEASYITGQTIHVNGGMVMI